Proteins from a genomic interval of Methanoplanus endosymbiosus:
- a CDS encoding winged helix-turn-helix domain-containing protein yields the protein MKNKMMTLKTAKSTMNSDEVVMALNSLSSEISDLKNDLKYYARKTETGMIHAAYSGMGDSALQMLSKGYEEEIRGVMGVIAGECPMREECSAAFSQLLSDMITDYRKGELDDAGADEYRQKITGMREAAPYPSCQKCFEKNEDLFNRSIKRCSAFQAFFSGRTPACEETPVQEINPENIVSSYLEPLANKHRFKVLQELYYGPKSFSELSEVTGLRGGNLLFHIEKLVGTTMILQKQERGVYVLSEKGANALKVSARLLT from the coding sequence ATGAAGAACAAAATGATGACTCTCAAGACTGCCAAAAGCACAATGAATTCAGATGAAGTAGTAATGGCATTAAACAGCCTTTCTTCTGAGATTTCCGACCTGAAAAACGACCTTAAATACTATGCCAGAAAGACTGAGACAGGAATGATACATGCGGCGTATTCAGGCATGGGTGACAGCGCACTTCAAATGCTCTCAAAAGGATATGAGGAGGAAATCAGGGGAGTTATGGGGGTAATAGCCGGGGAATGCCCCATGCGTGAAGAATGCTCAGCCGCCTTCTCACAACTCCTCTCAGATATGATTACAGACTACAGAAAAGGGGAACTTGACGATGCAGGGGCTGATGAATACAGGCAGAAGATTACAGGGATGAGAGAGGCAGCACCATACCCGTCCTGCCAGAAATGCTTTGAAAAAAATGAGGATTTATTTAACAGGAGCATAAAAAGATGCTCGGCTTTCCAGGCTTTCTTCTCCGGAAGAACGCCTGCCTGTGAGGAAACACCTGTGCAGGAGATTAATCCTGAAAATATCGTGTCCTCCTACCTTGAACCGCTTGCGAATAAGCACAGGTTTAAGGTCTTACAGGAACTCTACTACGGCCCGAAATCCTTCTCTGAACTCTCGGAAGTTACAGGACTTCGCGGCGGAAACCTGCTCTTTCACATCGAAAAACTTGTTGGTACCACCATGATACTACAGAAACAGGAGAGGGGTGTGTATGTATTATCTGAAAAAGGCGCTAATGCTCTTAAAGTATCTGCCAGACTTTTGACATAG
- a CDS encoding PGF-pre-PGF domain-containing protein: MEILYRLLNPPPFMRGDRRRAGMVAISVLLILTAFFTASASASVFNIPAVNDAQSVFSVDNGGGDVVSTGLFSGDLPDLNLQHSIMDSLHSFTYDKDSGTWQAYNSGEDITVSAGSSGSFVFTTGRGTFGMALAGVGHGADLKAPGKGVPDADGRSLTFVYNGFSEWYKNHDEGIEHGMTVFSAPEGDGSLVAEFCVSGDLSISSSGGSIYLLDSEGPVYKYSGIEAWDSSGRALASSMTISGDKIIWEADDSDAVYPVTIDPMLTQVKILTASDKASGDLFGYSVSISDDVAVVGAKGADSGGNSRGQAYIFYKDSGGADNWGQVKILTASDKSDIDEFGYSVSLSGDTVVVGARYAESGGLYRGQAYVFNKDSGGADNWGQVKILSASDKANSDQFGYSVSLSNDTVVIGAPYADSGGNDCGQAYVFYKDSGGADNWGEVNILSASDKTNSDYFGYSVSLSNETAIVGAYYADSGGSARGQAYVFYKDSGGADNWGEVKILTASDRADADHFGNSVYVNNGTAIVGAKDADSGISNSGKAYIFYKDSGGVDNWGEVKILTASDKGYANYFGSSVFIANGTAIVGAPDANSGGSDRGQVYLFSKDSGGADNWGEVQVLAASDKANDNKFGSSVSASGETILIGALGAGSGGVNRGQAYVFINASAPTFTGILPSSGAADNASAGVVISGTNFYTTPEVTLKKSGQDDINATGVLVSAGHTTIACSFNLTGASPGKWDVNITNPDMQSVNAANAFTVLYGAPIYSGITPSSGAADNTSVNVTIKGMNFYNPPAVILKKSGQADINATGVLVSAGNTTITCSFNLTGASPGMWDVNITNPDMQSVNAADKFKVLCGAPVFAGIAPSSGAADNASAGVIITGINFYGTPVVKLKKAGQSDITAENVSVPAGNTSITCSFNLTGASPGMWDVNITNPDMQSVNAVDKFTVLYGAPIFSGIVPSTGTTGNPAVAVTVSGANFYSSPLVALKKSGQSDINATGVLVSAGNKTITCSFDLTGATTGMWDINITNPDMKSVNVTGVFTVNAAPTPAPTAAPSGGGSSSGGGSNSDTGVGASKHLKAGDSASFDFNGKGAVYDFSVKVTEDTPELMVTVHKQSYPPSVGAPDTDVYEYEDVKMYHADASAVSGGVFEFRVAKAWLSKNGYTKGDVVMLHYINDKWVALPTVLIHEDNTYVYYSSETPSFSWFAIGIAVGETIIPGEETEVIPTKTNAPVSEEIPSAQTVPAESVSTDAADPKSNASGTLPAFALVAVIAVVAGAAALTWRRRKED, from the coding sequence ATGGAAATTCTGTACAGACTTCTTAATCCTCCTCCGTTTATGAGAGGAGACCGGCGTCGTGCCGGAATGGTAGCGATTTCTGTTTTACTTATACTGACTGCTTTTTTTACAGCTTCTGCCTCTGCTTCGGTCTTTAATATTCCGGCAGTGAACGATGCCCAATCCGTCTTTAGCGTGGATAATGGAGGGGGCGATGTGGTTTCAACGGGCCTTTTCTCCGGAGATTTGCCGGATTTAAACCTTCAGCACAGTATAATGGACTCGCTTCACTCCTTCACATATGACAAAGACTCAGGGACCTGGCAGGCATACAATTCCGGGGAGGACATAACGGTCTCTGCCGGAAGTTCAGGCTCTTTTGTTTTTACAACCGGCAGGGGAACTTTCGGTATGGCCCTTGCCGGAGTAGGACACGGTGCTGACCTGAAGGCTCCCGGAAAAGGTGTGCCTGATGCTGACGGGCGTTCTCTGACTTTTGTATATAACGGCTTTTCCGAGTGGTACAAAAATCATGATGAAGGAATTGAGCATGGCATGACTGTCTTTTCAGCACCGGAAGGTGACGGCAGTCTTGTCGCAGAGTTCTGTGTGTCAGGAGATTTAAGCATCTCCTCTTCAGGCGGCAGCATATATCTGCTGGACAGTGAAGGACCTGTCTATAAGTACAGCGGAATTGAGGCCTGGGACTCTTCCGGAAGAGCTCTTGCTTCGTCAATGACCATTTCGGGTGATAAAATCATCTGGGAGGCTGACGACAGCGATGCCGTATATCCGGTTACAATCGATCCTATGCTGACACAGGTTAAAATCCTGACAGCTTCTGACAAGGCCAGCGGCGACCTGTTTGGCTATTCGGTTTCCATCAGTGATGATGTTGCCGTTGTCGGTGCAAAAGGGGCAGATTCAGGCGGCAACAGCCGCGGTCAGGCTTATATCTTTTATAAGGACAGCGGCGGTGCGGACAACTGGGGTCAGGTGAAAATCCTCACTGCATCTGATAAGTCTGATATAGATGAGTTTGGTTATTCTGTTTCTCTAAGCGGTGATACTGTAGTTGTCGGTGCTCGTTATGCAGAATCGGGCGGTTTGTACCGTGGTCAGGCCTATGTCTTTAATAAAGACAGTGGCGGTGCGGACAACTGGGGTCAGGTAAAAATCCTCAGTGCCTCTGACAAAGCTAATAGCGACCAATTTGGTTATTCCGTTTCACTCAGCAATGACACTGTAGTTATAGGTGCTCCTTATGCAGATTCCGGTGGGAATGATTGTGGTCAGGCCTATGTCTTCTATAAGGACAGCGGCGGTGCGGACAACTGGGGTGAGGTTAATATTCTCAGTGCCTCTGATAAGACCAATAGTGACTACTTTGGTTATTCGGTTTCACTCAGCAATGAAACTGCAATTGTCGGTGCATATTATGCAGATTCAGGCGGCAGTGCCCGCGGTCAGGCCTATGTCTTCTATAAAGACAGTGGCGGTGCGGACAACTGGGGTGAGGTTAAGATCCTCACGGCCTCTGACAGGGCTGATGCCGATCATTTCGGCAATTCCGTTTATGTCAATAATGGCACGGCAATTGTCGGAGCCAAAGACGCAGATTCCGGAATATCTAACTCTGGCAAGGCCTATATCTTCTATAAAGACAGCGGCGGTGTGGACAACTGGGGCGAAGTGAAAATCCTGACTGCGTCAGATAAAGGCTATGCCAACTACTTTGGCTCTTCTGTCTTCATCGCCAATGGTACTGCAATAGTCGGTGCTCCGGATGCAAATTCCGGCGGCAGCGATCGCGGACAGGTATATCTCTTCAGTAAAGACAGCGGTGGTGCGGACAACTGGGGTGAGGTACAGGTTCTTGCCGCCTCTGATAAGGCCAATGATAACAAGTTTGGCAGTTCGGTCTCTGCCAGTGGTGAGACCATCCTTATCGGAGCACTTGGGGCCGGTTCCGGCGGTGTCAACCGTGGTCAGGCCTATGTATTCATAAACGCATCAGCCCCCACCTTCACCGGAATTTTACCCTCGTCCGGTGCTGCGGATAACGCATCTGCCGGAGTTGTAATTTCGGGCACTAACTTCTATACCACACCTGAAGTAACACTAAAGAAATCCGGTCAGGATGACATCAACGCAACCGGCGTTCTGGTCTCTGCCGGACATACAACCATTGCCTGTTCGTTTAACCTGACCGGAGCATCACCCGGCAAATGGGATGTCAATATCACCAACCCGGATATGCAGTCTGTCAATGCTGCCAATGCCTTTACGGTATTATACGGAGCACCCATCTACTCGGGCATTACTCCATCATCCGGTGCTGCGGACAATACTTCAGTCAATGTTACAATAAAAGGCATGAACTTTTACAATCCTCCGGCTGTGATACTTAAAAAATCCGGTCAGGCTGACATCAATGCAACCGGAGTTCTGGTCTCTGCCGGCAATACAACCATCACCTGTTCGTTTAACCTTACCGGAGCATCGCCTGGCATGTGGGATGTCAATATCACAAACCCGGATATGCAGTCTGTAAATGCTGCTGATAAGTTTAAGGTACTATGCGGAGCACCAGTCTTTGCCGGAATTGCCCCGTCGTCCGGTGCTGCTGATAACGCATCTGCCGGAGTTATAATAACCGGTATAAATTTCTACGGAACTCCGGTTGTAAAACTTAAAAAAGCCGGTCAGAGTGATATTACGGCAGAAAACGTCTCTGTCCCTGCCGGCAATACATCCATCACCTGCTCGTTTAACCTTACCGGAGCATCGCCTGGCATGTGGGATGTCAATATCACCAACCCGGATATGCAGTCTGTCAATGCCGTGGATAAGTTTACAGTATTATATGGTGCACCAATCTTTTCAGGCATTGTCCCATCCACAGGTACAACCGGTAACCCGGCAGTAGCAGTTACGGTGTCCGGTGCTAACTTTTATAGTTCTCCCCTTGTAGCCCTTAAAAAATCCGGTCAGTCTGACATCAATGCAACCGGAGTTTTGGTCTCTGCCGGAAATAAGACCATCACCTGTTCATTTGATCTTACCGGCGCTACAACCGGAATGTGGGACATTAATATCACAAATCCGGATATGAAATCTGTCAATGTCACAGGTGTGTTTACTGTAAATGCTGCTCCTACACCTGCCCCGACAGCAGCACCTTCAGGTGGCGGTTCTTCCTCAGGCGGTGGTTCAAATAGTGATACGGGTGTTGGTGCATCCAAACATCTGAAAGCAGGAGATTCTGCATCATTTGATTTTAACGGTAAAGGTGCTGTATATGATTTCTCTGTAAAAGTCACCGAGGATACACCAGAACTGATGGTAACAGTGCATAAACAGAGTTATCCTCCATCTGTAGGTGCTCCGGATACAGATGTCTATGAGTATGAGGATGTTAAAATGTACCATGCGGACGCATCCGCAGTTTCAGGCGGAGTGTTTGAATTCAGGGTTGCAAAGGCCTGGCTTTCCAAAAACGGATATACAAAAGGCGATGTGGTCATGCTGCACTACATAAATGATAAGTGGGTGGCTCTCCCTACTGTTCTTATACATGAAGACAATACCTATGTCTATTACAGCTCAGAAACACCGTCATTTTCGTGGTTTGCAATAGGAATTGCTGTTGGTGAGACAATAATTCCGGGTGAGGAAACCGAAGTGATACCCACAAAGACTAATGCCCCTGTTTCTGAAGAAATTCCGTCTGCACAGACTGTACCGGCAGAATCCGTGAGCACAGATGCAGCAGACCCTAAGAGCAATGCCAGTGGAACTCTGCCTGCATTTGCATTGGTTGCGGTAATTGCAGTAGTTGCCGGGGCCGCGGCTCTCACATGGCGGAGAAGGAAAGAAGACTAA
- a CDS encoding flavin reductase family protein, which translates to MSKIKCGNNVYIPMPVVLVGTEIEGRANFMTVGWASRANANPPMISVGINKKHKTPEGILKNRTFSVNVPDADMAKATDYCGLVSGAKTDKSGVFETFSGELKGAPMISECPVTMECELVETVELPTNYLFVGEIKGVYADEDCTDKNRPDMKKADAMVLTMTDNRYWRLGEFVDKAWGCGKGYTDEKKDKLCEETEIVKVKKDRKWIKDAVREEVRQIVDGFNRKYLDVETCYYIPRFQGKKCFLDRFEYGRINPLCCLTYNGDIDDWDFAIYLWSDRCYDDEAIFPGEEFIDGTIAGAMKAGMKAYPEW; encoded by the coding sequence GTGTCAAAAATAAAATGCGGAAATAATGTCTATATACCGATGCCGGTTGTGCTTGTCGGAACTGAGATTGAAGGGCGTGCAAATTTCATGACAGTCGGCTGGGCATCAAGGGCGAATGCAAATCCGCCTATGATCTCGGTTGGGATAAATAAGAAGCACAAAACTCCGGAGGGTATCTTAAAGAACAGAACGTTTAGTGTGAATGTCCCAGACGCAGATATGGCTAAGGCAACAGACTACTGCGGGCTTGTTTCAGGAGCAAAAACGGACAAGTCCGGAGTTTTTGAAACTTTCAGCGGCGAACTTAAGGGTGCACCCATGATAAGTGAATGTCCGGTTACGATGGAGTGCGAACTTGTAGAGACCGTTGAACTGCCCACTAATTACCTCTTCGTTGGTGAAATAAAAGGCGTATATGCAGACGAAGACTGCACGGATAAGAACCGTCCGGACATGAAGAAAGCAGATGCAATGGTTCTTACCATGACAGACAACCGCTACTGGAGACTTGGTGAGTTTGTTGATAAGGCATGGGGATGTGGAAAGGGTTACACAGATGAGAAAAAAGATAAATTATGTGAAGAAACGGAGATAGTTAAAGTAAAAAAAGACCGGAAATGGATCAAAGATGCAGTCCGGGAGGAAGTCCGGCAGATTGTTGATGGTTTCAACCGGAAATATCTTGATGTAGAGACGTGCTATTACATTCCACGTTTTCAGGGTAAAAAATGCTTTCTGGACAGATTTGAGTATGGGAGAATAAATCCTTTATGCTGCCTGACTTACAACGGTGACATCGATGACTGGGATTTTGCAATATATCTGTGGAGTGACCGGTGCTACGACGATGAGGCTATTTTCCCCGGAGAAGAGTTTATTGACGGAACAATTGCAGGTGCAATGAAGGCAGGTATGAAAGCATATCCTGAATGGTAA